From a single Nymphaea colorata isolate Beijing-Zhang1983 chromosome 4, ASM883128v2, whole genome shotgun sequence genomic region:
- the LOC126410021 gene encoding uncharacterized protein LOC126410021 isoform X1 encodes MAEERNSLLLPPPQTLPPQGNDSMGTVAVLPTAADIQSAIASTVPRSIYFNGSNSIPLLDDSNYAEWKENVVFTLGYMDLDMALRRPEPPPLTPQSTRNQTVYFDKCERSNRLSMLLLQSGVDKNIRGAIPPCRTVREFLDAVEAQFVSSHKTRASTLMSKLISMKYQGGGNIRQHMLEMRNIASQLNDMKLTISESFLIFFTLTSLPAEYTPFKISYSTHNTE; translated from the exons atggctgaggagagaaactcaTTGCTGCTGCCGCCGCCCCAGACGCTACCTCCGCAAGgaaacgactctatggggactgtagccgttctacCAACAGCCGCCGATATTCAGTCGGCgatcgcctctacag TGCCtcgttctatttattttaatggctcaaattctatccctttacttgatgattctaattatgctgaatggaaagaaaatgttgtgtttacattagggtatatggatctagatatggctttgaggcgacctgagcCACCTCCTCTTACACCACAAAGTACACGTAATCAAACAGTGTACTTTGACAAGTGTGAGCGTTCTAACCGACTAAGCatgttgcttttgcaatcagGAGTCGAtaagaacatacgtggtgctatcccaccttgtagaacggtgagagagttcttggatgcagttgaggctcaATTTGTCAGCTCTCATAAAACTAGAGccagtaccctaatgtcaaagttaatatctatgaaatatcaaggagggggtaacattcgccagcatatgttagaaatgaggaacattgcttctcaattaaatgacatgaagttgactatttctgaatctttcttgatattctttactttgacctctttaccagctgaatacaCTCCTTTTAAAATCAGTTACAgcacacataatactgaatag
- the LOC126410021 gene encoding uncharacterized protein LOC126410021 isoform X2 has translation MAEERNSLLLPPPQTLPPQGNDSMGTVAVLPTAADIQSAIASTGVDKNIRGAIPPCRTVREFLDAVEAQFVSSHKTRASTLMSKLISMKYQGGGNIRQHMLEMRNIASQLNDMKLTISESFLIFFTLTSLPAEYTPFKISYSTHNTE, from the exons atggctgaggagagaaactcaTTGCTGCTGCCGCCGCCCCAGACGCTACCTCCGCAAGgaaacgactctatggggactgtagccgttctacCAACAGCCGCCGATATTCAGTCGGCgatcgcctctacag GAGTCGAtaagaacatacgtggtgctatcccaccttgtagaacggtgagagagttcttggatgcagttgaggctcaATTTGTCAGCTCTCATAAAACTAGAGccagtaccctaatgtcaaagttaatatctatgaaatatcaaggagggggtaacattcgccagcatatgttagaaatgaggaacattgcttctcaattaaatgacatgaagttgactatttctgaatctttcttgatattctttactttgacctctttaccagctgaatacaCTCCTTTTAAAATCAGTTACAgcacacataatactgaatag